In Achromobacter pestifer, the DNA window CCCTGTTGTTGTTGTCGATCCATCCCATTGGCCGTGTTGCGCCGGGTTTCGGCGTGGCATTCAAGACGCAGGAGAAAGTCCCGTGAAATCCTTGCCATCGCCCCGTCTGGCGGCTGCGGCGCTGTTCGCGCTGTTCGCCCCCCTGGCCGCCCAGGCCGAAGCCCTCAATCCCCCCGTGAAGGTCCGCTACGAAGAAGTGGTGCGGTCGATTCTTTACGTGCCCAAATACGTGGCCCTGTCGCAGGGCTACTTCAAGGACGCCGGCCTGGACGTGTCCATGAAGACCTCGCAAGGCACCGACAAGGGCATGACCGCCCTGCTGTCCGGCAGCGCCGACATCGTGCTGATCGGCCCCGAGGCCTCCATCTACGTCCACAACAGCGAATCGCCGGTCAAGCCCAAGATCTTCGCCGGACTGACCGCCACCGACGGCTTCTTCCTGCTGGCGCGCAAGCCGGTGGAAAAGTTCGACTGGTCCATGCTCAAGGGCAAGGAAGTGATCGGCTTCCGGCCCGGGTCCAATCCCATCGTGTTCCTGGAAACGGCGCTGCGCAAGCATGGCGTGGACCCGCAAAAGGACGTGAAGCTGCTGAACAACATCGGCATCCCGGCGCGCGCTGGCGCGTGGATGGCCGGCCAGGGCGAATACGGCATCTTTCTTGAACCCGAGGCCGGCGAACTGGTGCGCAACGGCAAGGGCTACATCGTCGCTTCCGTGGGCCATGAGGTCGGCCAAGTGGACTACACCGTGTTCACGGCCACCGACAAATACATCCGCGACAACCCCAAGGTCATCCAGGCCTGGACCAACGTGGTGGCCCGCGCCGAAAAATACGTGAAGGACACGCCCGCCGCCACGCTGACGCCGCAGATCATGAGCTATTTCCCCGGCATGGACCAGGCCGCGGTGACCGAAGCCATCGAGCGCTACAAGAAATACCAGATCTGGAAGACCACGCCGCTGGTGACGGCCGAGGCCATGAACCAGCTGCAGGACATGCTGATCGCCAGCGCCGTCATGAAGGACAGCGCCCGCGTGAAGTACGAAGACGTGGTGGTGGCCGACTTCGCCAAGAAGGCCCAATGATGGGCGCCGTCGTCCACAACCTGAAGCCGGAAACCGCCACGGCGAAGATCGAACTGCGCGAGGTCTGTCTTTCCTATTTCACGCAGGAAGGCGAGACCGAGGCGCTGGCTAACGTGTCGTTCACGCTGGCGGCGGGCGAATTCGTCAGCCTGATCGGACAAAGCGGCTGCGGCAAGAGCACGCTGCTGTCCCTGATCGCCGGGCTGATCCCGCCCACCTCCGGTGCGGTGATGATAGACGGCCAGGCCGTGACCAAACCCAATCCGCGCATCGGCTACATGCTGCAGCAGGACTACCTGTTCGAGTGGCGCACCATCCTGGACAACGTCATGCTGGGCGCGGAGATCCAGGGCCGGCGCGACGCGCGCAGCGAGGCGCGCGCCGTGCATCTGCTGGAAAAATGCGGACTGGGCGCGTTCCTGTCGCACACGCCGCGCCAGTTGTCGGGCGGCATGCGCCAGCGCGCCGCGCTGGCCCGCACCCTGGTCACCGAGCCCGACGTGATCCTGCTGGACGAGCCCTTCTCGGCGCTCGATTCGCAGACCCGGCTGGCGATCTCCGATGAAGTGGTGGACATCCTGCGCCGCGAAGGCAAGACCGTGGTGCTGGTCACGCACGACATCGGCGAAGCCATCGCCATGACGGACCGCGTGATCGTGCTGTCGCGCCGGCCCGGCCGCCTGAAGAGCCAGTACCGCATCCACTACGGCGATGGCCAGGTTCGGCCGACGCCGTTCCAGGCGCGCTCGCGGCCGGAATTCAATA includes these proteins:
- a CDS encoding ABC transporter substrate-binding protein, coding for MKSLPSPRLAAAALFALFAPLAAQAEALNPPVKVRYEEVVRSILYVPKYVALSQGYFKDAGLDVSMKTSQGTDKGMTALLSGSADIVLIGPEASIYVHNSESPVKPKIFAGLTATDGFFLLARKPVEKFDWSMLKGKEVIGFRPGSNPIVFLETALRKHGVDPQKDVKLLNNIGIPARAGAWMAGQGEYGIFLEPEAGELVRNGKGYIVASVGHEVGQVDYTVFTATDKYIRDNPKVIQAWTNVVARAEKYVKDTPAATLTPQIMSYFPGMDQAAVTEAIERYKKYQIWKTTPLVTAEAMNQLQDMLIASAVMKDSARVKYEDVVVADFAKKAQ
- a CDS encoding ABC transporter ATP-binding protein; this translates as MGAVVHNLKPETATAKIELREVCLSYFTQEGETEALANVSFTLAAGEFVSLIGQSGCGKSTLLSLIAGLIPPTSGAVMIDGQAVTKPNPRIGYMLQQDYLFEWRTILDNVMLGAEIQGRRDARSEARAVHLLEKCGLGAFLSHTPRQLSGGMRQRAALARTLVTEPDVILLDEPFSALDSQTRLAISDEVVDILRREGKTVVLVTHDIGEAIAMTDRVIVLSRRPGRLKSQYRIHYGDGQVRPTPFQARSRPEFNTYFKQLWDELDVHVEG